The genomic stretch CCCGGCCGGGCCGGATGTGCAGGACGAGGCGACCAGCCGGCACCGACCGGAGCAGCACCGACCCGACCAGCGCCGACCCGGCGGTCAGCGCTGCACGCCGACCAGCACCGACCGGACCAACACCGACCCGACGGTCAGCGCTGCACGCCGAGCACCGACGCCTCGACGCCGGTGGTGTCCCACGCGCCCCCGGTGGACTGCAGCACCGACCCGTCCGACATCCGGAGCAGCATCGCGCTGCCGCTCCCCCCGACGATCCCCGTGGCCCGCCCGTCCGGCTTGGCGAGCGTGTCCCACTGGCCGCCGACGGTGGTGCGGACGACGCTCGAACCGGCGCTGTTGCGTCCGACCGAGGCGACGTCGAGCTCGTCGACCCAGGCGGCTCCGACGGGGTCGCCCTCGGCGGCCTGCACCCGGACCGGCGGTCCGAGCGAGGTCGGTGCCCGGTCGGACCCCCGGGTGATCGCGACGACGTAGAGCGCTGCCCCGTCGTCGGTGTCGAGCAGGGCCAGGGCGCGCGTCGAGTCGCGGGACACCTGGAACGACACGAGTTTCCCGTCCGGCAGGGTCGAGGTGACGGTGTGCGGGTCGCCGCCGAGGCCGTAGGCGGTGATCGACCGGGTGTCCGACCGCTGGGCGACCCAGACGAAGCCCTGGTCGTCGATGCTCGGGGCGACCAGGTCCTCCCGGGTGTCGATGCGGAGGGGGGCCTTGCCGGACCGGACGACGAACACGCCGTCGTCGTTGCCGACGGCGGCGACCGTGCCGGAGGCGGAGAGCGCGAGGGACTGCGGTCGGAGTCCGGCGATGCGGTCGCTGAGGCCGCCGCCGAGCGCGGTGACGTCCCCGGTGCCGGCCGTCGCGTACCCGGTGACCCGGTCCTGCACGACGAGGGGACGGGCGTCGACGTCGGGGTTGCGCTGCGCGCTCGTGCCGCTGGAGTCGGGCAACGGGACGGGGACGCCCTCGACCGTGAGGTCGACCGAGGAGATCGTGGCGACGGAGGAGAGCGAGTCGGTGAGCTGTTCGCGCATCCGGACCTTCTCGACCGTGTTCGCCCGGAGCGCCTCGCTCGACAGGTCGACCTGCGCGCTGCCGCTCTCGATCGTGACGGCGTTCAGCGAGAGCTGCGTGCCCTCGGGGAACGAGGACACGACCGAGCCCTCGAGCCACTCGGCGGGTCCGGCGAGCAGGGCGCTGACGATGCGGGTGCTCGTCGAGGACCGGGCCAGGAACCACCGCTCGTCGGGGACGAGGAACCGGTAGGTCGGGTCGTAGAAGTACAGGGCGTGCGGCTGGAACACCGAGGTGAAGTTGACCGGCGACAGGATGATCCCGTCGGGGGCGTAGCTGATGCGCCACTGGCCGTCCTCGCGGACGAACTGGAACGTCAGCGTCGAGGACGTCGGCCGGACGGCCTGGGTGTACTCGCCGTCGGCGTCGACCGAGGCACTCGCCGTCAGCGTGTAGGTGAGTTCCTCGTCCCCGACCCGTTCGACGTCGCCGTCGCCCTGCCGGATGGTGACGCCCTGGCGCGGGTTCCACTTCTGCGAGAACCCGCTGCTGAGGAACTCGCGCGCGACCGCGTAGTCGTTCTGGGCACCGGTGGCGGCATCGATGAACTGCGTGAGCAGGTCAGTCTGGTTCGCACCGTCCTCCGGTCCGGTGGGGCGGTAGTCGACTCCGCCGGTGGGCGACTCGTTCGTGATCGACTGCCCGGAGCGGACCGGGCCGCCGGTCGGGATCGCGGCACAGGCGGTGGCGCCGAGCAGCGTCACGGCGGCGAGCGCGGCCGTGAGCACGAGCCGGAGGCGCGTGGTGCGGGTCCGTCGGTCGGTCCGGGTCGTGCCGGTTCCTCCGTGGCGGTCGGTCCGGGTCATGCCGGCTCCTCCGTTCCGGTCGGTCCCTCGTAGGACTCGTCGAGTGCGGGCAGCGGGATCGCGGAGGTCGGCGGGGCCTCACTGCTCCGGCGGGGCAGGGTGAGCACGAACGCGGACCCCTCGCCCGGACGGGACCACACGTCGATGCGGCCGCCGTGCAGCTGGGCGTCGCCGAGGCTGATGGCGAGCCCGAGTCCGGTGCCGCCGATGGTGCGCTTTCGGCTCGGGTCGGCGCGCCAGAAGCGGTCGAACACGCGGGCGGTGTCCTCGGCCGGCATCCCGACTCCTCGGTCGCGCACCGCGATGGCGACGGACCGGGAGTCGCTGTCGACCACGACGTCGACCGGGCGGCCGTCGCCGTGCTCGATGGCGTTGCCGACGAGGTTCCGGAGCACCCGGCGGATCCGGCGGGCGTCGAGCTGCATGGTGGTGTGTCCGCCCGGGGTGGCCAGACGCAGTTCGATCTCGGCACGGTCGGCGAGCGGGCGGAACTCCTCGACGATGTCGGCGGCGAGTGCGGCGGGGACGACCGGTTCGGTCTCGAGCTCGACGGCCTGCGCGTCGTACCGGGAGATCTCGAGCAGGTCGGCGAGCAGCAGTTCGAACCGGTCGACCTGGGCGTGCAGCAGTTCCGCGGAGCGGGCGACGGACGGCTCGAAGGCGTGGCGGGCGTCGAACAGCAGGTCTCCGGCCAGGCGGATCGTCGTCAGCGGGGTGCGGAGCTCGTGCGAGACGTCGGACACGAAGCGCTGCTGGACGCGCGAGAGTTCGGCCAGCTGGGTGATCTGTCGACTGACGGCGTCGGCCATGTCGTTGAAGCTCCGGGCCAGCGTGGCGATGTCGTCCTCGCCCCGGACCGGGATGCGTTCGTCCAGGCGGCCGGCGGCGATCTTGCGGCTGGTCTCGGCAGCGCCGCGGATGGGGACGACGACCAGGCGCACCACGAGCGAGGTGACGAGGGCGATGAGCACGATGAGGGCGACACCGCCGATCGACAGGGTCTGCGACACGAAGTCGAGCGTCTGCTGCGCATCGGACAGGTCGTACACGATGTACAGCTCGTACTGCCCGGCGCTCGGGATCTGCAGGGTGGAGCCGACGGCGAGTCCCGGTCCCCGACCGCCCGGCCCGTCGAGCCGCACGGGCTGCAGGCTGAGCTCGCCGGTGTCGGCGGCGACCCGTTTCCGCAGGTCGTCGGTGATCACGGAGTCGGGGAACCCGGTGCTGGCGACGTTCTGCAGGATCTGCGGGGTCCGGGCTCCCGGTGTCCGTTCGATCGCGATGCTCGTCCCACCCGGACTGGTCGTGT from Curtobacterium sp. MCLR17_032 encodes the following:
- a CDS encoding LpqB family beta-propeller domain-containing protein; protein product: MTRTDRHGGTGTTRTDRRTRTTRLRLVLTAALAAVTLLGATACAAIPTGGPVRSGQSITNESPTGGVDYRPTGPEDGANQTDLLTQFIDAATGAQNDYAVAREFLSSGFSQKWNPRQGVTIRQGDGDVERVGDEELTYTLTASASVDADGEYTQAVRPTSSTLTFQFVREDGQWRISYAPDGIILSPVNFTSVFQPHALYFYDPTYRFLVPDERWFLARSSTSTRIVSALLAGPAEWLEGSVVSSFPEGTQLSLNAVTIESGSAQVDLSSEALRANTVEKVRMREQLTDSLSSVATISSVDLTVEGVPVPLPDSSGTSAQRNPDVDARPLVVQDRVTGYATAGTGDVTALGGGLSDRIAGLRPQSLALSASGTVAAVGNDDGVFVVRSGKAPLRIDTREDLVAPSIDDQGFVWVAQRSDTRSITAYGLGGDPHTVTSTLPDGKLVSFQVSRDSTRALALLDTDDGAALYVVAITRGSDRAPTSLGPPVRVQAAEGDPVGAAWVDELDVASVGRNSAGSSVVRTTVGGQWDTLAKPDGRATGIVGGSGSAMLLRMSDGSVLQSTGGAWDTTGVEASVLGVQR
- the mtrB gene encoding MtrAB system histidine kinase MtrB, producing MPSSSAPAPFRRVRRRVRTWLRRIWRGIAYLWRRSLMVRSAAITVATTGLAVAVIGTAVMVSISNNVYSQRRDQIEAESARATIVAQNIFDAATAAEDNNQTELESLQSEAQNAILSNTTSPGGTSIAIERTPGARTPQILQNVASTGFPDSVITDDLRKRVAADTGELSLQPVRLDGPGGRGPGLAVGSTLQIPSAGQYELYIVYDLSDAQQTLDFVSQTLSIGGVALIVLIALVTSLVVRLVVVPIRGAAETSRKIAAGRLDERIPVRGEDDIATLARSFNDMADAVSRQITQLAELSRVQQRFVSDVSHELRTPLTTIRLAGDLLFDARHAFEPSVARSAELLHAQVDRFELLLADLLEISRYDAQAVELETEPVVPAALAADIVEEFRPLADRAEIELRLATPGGHTTMQLDARRIRRVLRNLVGNAIEHGDGRPVDVVVDSDSRSVAIAVRDRGVGMPAEDTARVFDRFWRADPSRKRTIGGTGLGLAISLGDAQLHGGRIDVWSRPGEGSAFVLTLPRRSSEAPPTSAIPLPALDESYEGPTGTEEPA